The Bifidobacterium eulemuris genome includes a window with the following:
- a CDS encoding carbohydrate ABC transporter permease, translating into MTTAIKSPDGAHAVAQENKKAIARRNLITGLAFTAPALIVLAIFVFYPAVKTFITSLTSDRINRAGKFVGFDNYIKLFTNADFWTDVKNTLVYAVFYAPLVVIVALAFALLLNRKDLKFVGFFRTCMFLPFVISLTVAAIAWNFILSPSLGLVPYWLSEYFGIDGVNLLGTRETAMATIVAITVWKNFGYFMVIFLAGLQGISQELYEAASLDGASAWQKFRYITLPALRPTFNYIVIFGLIGSFQVFDQVFILTSGGPDRATETIVYRIYTEAFGNGKLGYASALSYVLLIMTLIVGLIQLYTNNKHEKEEIA; encoded by the coding sequence ATGACCACAGCAATCAAGTCGCCTGATGGGGCGCATGCGGTCGCGCAGGAGAATAAAAAAGCCATCGCGCGCCGCAATCTGATCACCGGCCTGGCGTTCACCGCCCCCGCACTGATCGTCCTCGCCATCTTCGTCTTCTACCCGGCCGTCAAGACGTTCATCACGTCGCTCACATCCGACCGCATTAACCGCGCCGGCAAGTTCGTCGGTTTCGACAACTACATCAAGCTGTTCACCAACGCCGACTTCTGGACCGACGTCAAGAACACGCTGGTCTACGCAGTGTTCTACGCCCCGCTCGTCGTGATCGTGGCCCTCGCGTTCGCGCTGCTGCTCAACCGCAAGGACCTCAAGTTTGTCGGCTTCTTCCGCACCTGCATGTTCCTGCCCTTCGTGATCTCGCTGACTGTGGCCGCGATCGCTTGGAACTTCATCCTCTCGCCTTCCCTCGGTCTGGTGCCTTACTGGCTGAGTGAATACTTCGGCATCGATGGCGTCAACCTACTCGGCACCCGCGAGACGGCCATGGCTACCATCGTCGCCATCACCGTGTGGAAGAATTTCGGCTACTTCATGGTCATCTTCCTCGCCGGTCTGCAAGGCATCTCCCAGGAGCTCTACGAGGCCGCCTCGCTCGACGGTGCCAGCGCCTGGCAGAAATTCCGCTACATCACTCTTCCGGCCTTGCGCCCGACCTTCAACTACATCGTCATCTTCGGTCTGATCGGCTCCTTCCAGGTCTTCGATCAGGTGTTCATCCTGACCTCCGGCGGCCCCGACCGCGCCACCGAGACCATCGTGTACCGCATCTACACCGAGGCGTTCGGCAACGGCAAGCTCGGCTACGCGTCCGCCCTGTCGTACGTGCTGCTCATCATGACCCTCATCGTCGGCCTGATCCAGCTGTACACCAACAACAAGCATGAGAAGGAGGAGATCGCATGA
- a CDS encoding glycoside hydrolase family 43 protein, giving the protein MAVYNNPVVLQRADPWVLKVDGEYYFTGSDPEYNCIAIRHASTINDLQSAPETVVWRKHETGPMSKYIWAPELHRVNGAWYIYFAAAEREFEPNGMPTHRMYVLENTDADPTTDNWVEKGRIVTPMDSFSLDATTEVIDGVQYLVWAQKDYDIPGNSNLYIAKMANPWTLESEPVMLTKPEYDWECIDFLVNEGPAFLFHGDKIYITYSASGTGVPYAVGLLTADRDADLLDPASWTKSPVPVFKTCAENGQYGPGHNSFVKAEDGETDLMIYHCRNYTDIKGDPLFDPNRHARVGVVNWTESGPDFGVPEPDVVWSPATTDVLPADGGPQAGTPAETLPELAKQA; this is encoded by the coding sequence ATGGCTGTTTACAACAATCCGGTAGTGCTGCAGCGCGCTGATCCCTGGGTGCTCAAGGTGGATGGGGAATACTACTTCACCGGTTCCGACCCCGAGTACAACTGCATCGCGATCCGTCACGCCTCCACGATCAACGATCTGCAATCGGCGCCGGAAACCGTGGTGTGGCGCAAGCATGAGACCGGTCCGATGAGCAAGTACATCTGGGCGCCCGAGCTCCATCGTGTGAACGGCGCGTGGTACATCTACTTCGCGGCCGCCGAACGCGAGTTCGAGCCCAACGGCATGCCGACGCACCGCATGTACGTGCTGGAGAACACCGACGCCGATCCCACCACCGACAACTGGGTGGAGAAGGGGCGGATCGTCACCCCGATGGATTCGTTCTCGTTGGACGCCACCACCGAGGTGATCGACGGCGTGCAGTACCTCGTCTGGGCGCAGAAGGACTACGACATCCCTGGCAACTCCAACCTGTACATCGCCAAAATGGCCAATCCGTGGACGCTGGAAAGCGAGCCGGTGATGCTCACCAAGCCCGAATACGACTGGGAGTGCATCGACTTCCTCGTCAACGAAGGCCCGGCCTTCCTGTTCCATGGCGACAAGATCTACATCACCTACTCGGCCTCCGGCACCGGCGTGCCGTACGCCGTGGGTCTGCTTACCGCCGACCGCGACGCCGATCTGCTTGACCCGGCCAGCTGGACCAAAAGCCCGGTCCCCGTGTTCAAGACCTGCGCCGAGAACGGCCAGTACGGCCCCGGGCACAACTCCTTCGTCAAGGCGGAGGACGGCGAAACCGATCTGATGATCTACCACTGCCGCAACTACACCGACATCAAGGGTGATCCGCTGTTCGATCCGAACCGCCATGCCCGCGTCGGCGTGGTCAACTGGACCGAATCCGGCCCCGACTTCGGCGTTCCCGAGCCGGATGTGGTGTGGAGTCCCGCCACCACCGATGTGCTGCCCGCGGACGGCGGCCCTCAGGCGGGTACGCCGGCCGAAACCCTTCCGGAGTTGGCGAAACAAGCGTGA
- a CDS encoding ABC transporter substrate-binding protein yields MKIKKALVAGVALTMLGTVGLAGCGNNGGVETTADGKIKITMWHGFSEADGDTLQAIVDEFNASQDEYEIDAQLQPWSTIGETMVTKVTSGDGPDFVTTGADNGQGWSIDGTFQCVTDFYDDSQYETENYIENVVEQITFNIDGSEEKCGVPMGYAPTSVWYNTDMWEAAGLTDADIPQTWDELLEVAKKLTISDTQYGIALPDVGWAPFMKGNGTGLYTTDGEVSVNSEQNKEFLEKMREFYNGGYSLTGMDETAARESFESGQSAMVIVGPWEDQAATDKGINHDLFAVPDGDGTYVYPDGTSGSNTGSTGLYWWVTSQVGDSEKLPGIYEFFKWYNNHDNQVTWSLGSAYPPNNTTVTSDELSERPLIAKVAENTDKSFIGIAGLKGGFGDISATLDTLTSNTARTDDDIQSLLDEAETKIQGYLDEYAED; encoded by the coding sequence ATGAAGATTAAGAAAGCCCTCGTCGCGGGCGTCGCTCTGACGATGCTCGGCACTGTCGGTCTCGCCGGCTGCGGCAACAACGGCGGCGTGGAGACCACCGCCGACGGCAAGATCAAGATCACAATGTGGCATGGCTTCTCCGAGGCCGATGGCGACACCCTCCAGGCCATCGTCGATGAATTCAACGCCAGCCAGGACGAGTATGAGATTGACGCCCAGCTTCAGCCGTGGAGCACCATCGGCGAGACCATGGTCACCAAGGTCACCTCTGGCGATGGTCCCGACTTCGTGACCACCGGTGCCGACAACGGCCAGGGCTGGTCCATCGACGGCACCTTCCAGTGCGTCACCGATTTCTATGACGATTCCCAGTACGAGACCGAGAACTACATCGAGAACGTGGTTGAGCAGATCACCTTCAACATCGATGGTTCCGAGGAGAAGTGCGGCGTTCCGATGGGCTATGCCCCGACCTCCGTGTGGTACAACACCGACATGTGGGAGGCCGCTGGCCTGACCGATGCCGATATTCCGCAGACTTGGGATGAGCTGCTCGAGGTGGCCAAGAAGCTCACCATCAGTGATACCCAGTACGGCATCGCTCTTCCGGACGTGGGCTGGGCCCCGTTCATGAAGGGCAACGGCACTGGCCTGTACACCACCGATGGCGAGGTCTCCGTCAACTCCGAACAGAACAAGGAGTTCCTGGAGAAGATGCGCGAATTCTACAACGGTGGCTACTCCCTGACCGGCATGGATGAGACTGCCGCCCGCGAGTCCTTCGAATCCGGCCAGTCCGCCATGGTGATCGTCGGCCCGTGGGAGGACCAGGCCGCCACCGACAAGGGCATCAACCATGACCTGTTCGCCGTGCCGGATGGCGATGGCACCTACGTCTACCCGGACGGCACCTCCGGCTCCAACACCGGCTCCACCGGCCTGTACTGGTGGGTCACCTCGCAGGTCGGCGATTCCGAGAAGCTCCCCGGCATCTACGAGTTCTTCAAGTGGTACAACAACCACGACAACCAGGTGACCTGGTCCCTCGGCTCCGCCTACCCGCCGAACAACACCACCGTCACCTCCGACGAGCTCTCCGAGCGTCCGCTGATCGCCAAGGTCGCCGAGAACACCGACAAGTCCTTCATCGGCATCGCCGGTCTGAAGGGTGGTTTCGGCGATATCTCCGCCACCCTTGATACCCTCACCTCCAACACCGCCCGTACGGATGACGACATCCAAAGCCTGCTGGATGAGGCCGAGACCAAGATCCAGGGCTACCTCGACGAGTACGCCGAGGACTGA
- a CDS encoding carbohydrate ABC transporter permease, which translates to MSAATVTLTSAQEAENKRINDENERLRRKATTRRRVGLFFSYLALVLITILMVFPLIVVVLVSFTPNAITQTWPPKLIPSEFTLENYVSLFERLPIGRELLNTVVFAGAVTIISVFFDSLAAYGLSRVDFKGRGILLGVLIATMMIPAMALLIPVYKLLANMGLVNSYLGIIIPRMADVGGIFLLRQFFISIPKDLDNAARIDGAGEFRIFAQIILPNSIPAILTVGMFNFMGNWNDLLWPLIMTSKPETRTITAGLAMLTGHGSSVTPYGVVMAGALISALPLLIVFFFVQKRFVEGIAMTGMK; encoded by the coding sequence ATGAGCGCCGCGACCGTCACCCTCACATCTGCCCAGGAGGCGGAGAACAAGCGCATCAACGACGAGAACGAACGTCTGCGCCGCAAGGCCACCACCCGTCGTCGCGTCGGCTTGTTCTTCAGCTACCTGGCGCTGGTCCTCATCACCATCCTCATGGTGTTCCCTCTGATCGTTGTGGTGCTGGTCTCCTTCACCCCGAATGCGATCACCCAGACCTGGCCGCCGAAGCTGATCCCCTCCGAATTCACGCTCGAGAACTACGTTTCGTTGTTCGAACGCCTGCCGATCGGCCGTGAGCTGCTCAACACCGTCGTGTTCGCCGGTGCCGTGACCATCATCTCGGTGTTCTTCGATTCACTGGCCGCCTATGGTCTGTCCCGCGTGGACTTCAAGGGCCGCGGCATCCTGCTCGGCGTGCTGATCGCCACGATGATGATTCCGGCCATGGCCCTGCTCATCCCGGTCTACAAGCTGCTTGCCAACATGGGACTGGTCAACAGCTACCTCGGCATCATCATCCCGCGTATGGCCGATGTGGGCGGCATCTTCCTGCTGCGCCAGTTCTTCATCTCCATCCCGAAGGATCTGGATAACGCGGCCCGCATCGATGGTGCCGGCGAGTTCCGCATCTTCGCACAGATCATCCTGCCAAACTCCATCCCCGCCATCCTCACCGTGGGCATGTTCAACTTCATGGGCAACTGGAATGACCTGCTCTGGCCGTTGATCATGACATCCAAGCCGGAGACCCGCACCATCACCGCCGGTCTGGCCATGCTGACCGGTCACGGCTCCTCGGTCACGCCGTACGGCGTGGTGATGGCCGGCGCCCTGATCTCCGCCCTCCCGCTGCTCATCGTGTTCTTCTTCGTGCAGAAGCGTTTCGTCGAAGGCATCGCGATGACCGGCATGAAGTAA